In the genome of Parasteatoda tepidariorum isolate YZ-2023 chromosome 10, CAS_Ptep_4.0, whole genome shotgun sequence, the window CATGCGGTACACATGTTGTACCAGCCGTAAACAAAAGGTTATATACCAGAATGGTTCTGAGCAAATCAGATCCATTCTAATGctgaactttatttataatttaacattgttATTCCTCAATATGAGATtcctttaaaatctaaaaaaataaataaataataatgacaattttactatttgagtaataatatgcaatttcttaatatttttatgcttttggCGCAATTCGGTCTTCCAGTCCAGTAATTAGTTTTGATTTGATGATAAGTTATTTGATCATAAGATACAATAGTTTAGAACTCATTCTATAAAACatgttgaaaaattatacactacaattgaaattaatcaataataaaaaaataggatatTTCGTATAAAATGGAAcatattggttaaaaatttcaagaaaattaaatataagtagtctaaaatcaaatttactttatacTTGCAACAaatcagaatataaatttagagtTCAAAACAAcctggaaaattattttatgctatgaaacaaaaataagtcATACTAAAAACttttgtcaaaagaaaaaagtaagtttttttaataattactatacacaatattgatagaaaataattgtaactagagatatttaaattttgcacaaattaagcggaataacttttgcttataattataaactaacattaaaatcgataagtaataatagaaaaagttttaaaaaaataattaaatggttttcaaaacaaaaacttaacatAGAACATCGAGAGTGacaaaaatttccattaaattattgatacaatataaaaaattattagtttttttgggtttaaaaaaagaaaacttaaaaaattctgacgttttgaaaaattattgatgagGTATATGCTCCTCtgaagctgtctgtgctaaTTTGCGACCCCCACTGTGAAtcctttattgtttaaatttttgataacgTTTCCAAAAAATACAAGTTAAGGGTCGTGTTTAAGAAATACCCTGTATATTATGgcgtaattttaaacccaaattCGATTGAATAAGTTCTagatcagtgattctcaaccttttttttttttgtagctgcACACTTttgaagatttcaaaatttggcagcacacaaagaaaaagataagtttaaaagttgtttacttgcctataatacactgtgtaaaatagtttatgataataatttggaatgtaaaataaaataatatgtactagaAAACAacgtttattaagggattaattacaaatgaataataagactacttttaatgagaaattcgagcttgatgttttttaataatttaatttatatttggtCGTAAAAATGACAATGCTACTCTCATATCGTCATCTACATTTAACAGTCTCgatctttttttcgtttttatgttGGTTAGTACTGAAAATCCGAATTCACTCAAATAAGATGtagaaaattgtaataatatttttaaagcttttttggCTATCATAGGATAATCGCATCTAATGTTAATCCAAAATGAATTGATTCTtccgaatattttaaaattaaatctcgaTTGTTAGAAAGCGAAATTAGTTCTTCCTCTTCATTCAAATACAGAAGTATTCATTATCACAAATGGATAACGAACCCAATCAAATCTAAATTTGGGAAATAATGACTAATTCTCTCCTCTAATGTTGTCAAATGGtcaataacaattttatgaacagttttattaaaatcttttgggACTGGCTCAAACTTTTCCAAATACCCTTCCTGAGCTTTATTCTTCCAtaaagttaatttgtttttggaatCCTACCAGTTTATCTGTtgagtttaatatattttctttcggCCCTTGCATACTTGAATTTatgttaataacaaaaatgtctGATAAGTAAGCTAGCTTAGCACACAGTATTTTATCTTCcaacaaaatcataatttttattttgttcaaaaaacattttcatttcgtCTTTTAATTCCagtacattataattttaagtattataatagcaagtaaaaattataaatagcagatagtaaaaattataaagcattataatttttgctatatacatttctaaaattttgcggcacacaaaagtgtcgcggcacagtggttgagaatcactgttcTAGAAAAATAAGAGCAACAAAATATGATCCGTTAGTTAAATTATCTCATAGGAACTGTAGGGCagattttattccattttggcattgaaaattaagtaataaaaaagaagaaaatagttttttcacggtattttttcttaaaaaaaaaaattaacaaatcgcATTTTTGCTGGAATAGTAGAGTGCGTAGCGGAAAATTCTAAGCAAGCATAATGAAAAAGTCATCTTTGAACTTTTattaagcaaggaaaaaaaaaaaacttaactaaagcatcacataactttttaaaaagaaacctaATCCATGAGAGTATTCTACTTTCCACAACATAAAACATAACAGCTATAGTCGCTCTATAcattcatatatattaatatatttaattttgatcttaTATATACCAGCATGTATTTAACATCCAATCAATAAAACATTTGCAAAACGAGAGTGAAAGAAAACGTAATAAttgctgttgttgttcatttacatcgcacaatgggctattggcgaaagtccctgaggatgatccgaagattttgaccctctgcagaggggatggcacttccacttcggtagcccgacgatctgcacgtaaaatcgagcactttatacggtagaacagcttaacgaggaccaataccgcacaccctcggcccgtacgcagactgatccaagtgattACTcaaccacagccagtgatgcttgacttcggtgagaAAACGTAATAATACACTTACAATAAACAtgcaaatttatctttaaattacttttaaatgttaaaataaactttaaaataaagaaatgagaAATCCAGAGAAGAACGATAAAAAAAACACCCTTTTCTGAGAGCTTAATAACTTAAACTTCCCCTTCTGAATCAATTAAGTCTTTCTTTCTCTTCCAGTGGTGTTTCAAACTTGTGACTTCTGACTCGAACCTTGTTTCTTAGAATTCGTAGTCTGGCAATTTGTCATGTTAAATTATCATAAGTTCaatgagttttataaatatgtgtaagaattttaaatacatgcaATTGGTTCCAGAGACAagtgaacaaataaaattaaaataaaatgttctcagTTTTTTTTGGCTTGACTTTTGAAACCCTATCTTGAGGGACGAAAATTCTAATCCAATCAGAGggctctatttaaaaaaaaaaaaaaaaatcacaaagagTTCACAGACAAATTTGGAATTATGAATTGTTCTGCTTCTAAATgagaatcaaataattattcacaCAAATTAATCTTTCTCTTTACTTCTCTAGAAAAACcttcaatttcaatgaaatcagattttaagaaaaatcattatcatAAGAAcgtactaataaattaaatactgtataaattcgtcttttaaaaaaatcaggcGATTTGGTAAAGCCTAAAATTAATCAGGTGATTGACCTTATTCAAACTCAAAgcaaattcctattttataaatatttgcctcaattaataatgttattaatttcaataacaatCATTAAGATTTGGTGTTAACCAATATTGCTAtctaaatacttaatattatacTAGATTATTGAGGACAAAAATAAACGAGATActtctcaaatttaaaagtatggagtagatacattttttaagaaatgattgaaaaataccttttttttttaagaataggtACTAAGGTTTGCACTTTTGAtacaatttaatcttaaaatctaGATTTCTggtcaaaaaataagcatttttgtgAATGATGTGTAAAGGGTATTGTGCCTACAGGAAAAATTACAACAGTAGTTGCATTTGAGAGCAATTTTATTGTTGAAGTTACAGTTAATTACCAGAAAAGTAAACTCAACTTAATAGAAATGTaacaattataagaaaaattttctgcgGCTAGTTTCCATTTCATGTCGTTTTAAGATCCACTCATATTCTCCAAATTTAgtatcaaaagtatttttctgtAAACTTCGGAGCCGTAGAGTAAACCTTGGTCCTATTTCCTGAAGTGCTACTTTTGattcacttttaaattcataacGGTGATGACGAACAAAAATGTAATCACGTTGGTTGTGAAAGGTCACCACTCTTCTTCCATGAAAATCCGGATTAAACTGAAAAAGTGATGTGAACAAACGACCAATGGAGTGTCCCAATCGAGTGCGAAAATTGTTCATAACAATCTCTGGCTTGTGAGAAGTGTACTCAGcacgattttttattttcttacagtaTTTTACACtgcttattctgaaaaaagCTGTCGGACCTTCGGGTAGGTGAATAACTACCATCCCTGTCGGATGTCTCCTGTCTTCAGTAACTACAACtatatttgtgaaatttcttcttttagcTTCTTCAACTAGTTTTTTCAAACTGCAACGCCTGCGATAACGAAAAATTGAATCCTGGATGAGCAATTTGAGTTCTCGGCAGAATCTAATAGTCCAAGTGTGAGGGTTTTCACTGCAGGTTATGAGGACTTTGGGTGgttctttcttttcataataTGAAGCGAATTCATCTATGTTTTGGTCAATTTGGACCTCTTGATCTTCTGGATCAACCATAGTTTCATCTGGCTCTCGAGTGTTCTCCAGGGTTCTAGGTACTTGCTTTGGAACATCTTCACCCGCTTCTCTGGCCTTTCGGATTTGCTTTTTcttagcttttttaaatttcaacttctCTTTCTTTAGTTTAAGATACTCCTCTAAGCGGCGTTGcttattctttatttcagaTATGTTCCgatctgtaaaataataaaataaatttaaaacaaatgcaatGACTTCCCAAACAGTGTTCTCCCCTAAGCATTTTTTGAAGGGCAGCATGCCCTGCGATTCCAATAAATGGATTCTCTTTgccatttttcgaaaaaaaaaaagccaacatcccttaaaaacactgcctttttattcagattccattttgaaaaaaaaaattcactgtttaaataataattacacgtTGGCAAAATTATCTGCGTTCATAGGTTTAACACACATTAGGATTATCTTcaactgcttaaatttttatttttctggatttctttttttcggGGGAGggaagaatattaataatttttttatatgattttaaaactattttttataaatacctttaaaaaaaatgcacccttaaatgcttattttctcataattttcagattAGATTATGGAAAAAAGCTTTAAAGCTGTAtgttaattaatcattttttgctagtttacttttttaaaaagcttaagcACAGAGCTTATCTTTTAGCATgtgttaaatcatttttataaactacaaatctttctaatattttgataatgggagagaattacttttttaaacatactcATAAAATAGTACGAgagggaaatttaaaaatttttgagaataaaattcaGCTATTACGCAACATTATACatttcgataaatatttatgatgttaagtgagtgccctttcaaaactcaaaatgCCCTTTTCAGAGAGGAAACGCTCtgcccttttttattcctagggTGAACTCTGTTCccaaataatatgaattatagaaataatttctcattctgaatttaatatgtataccatttacacatttAAAGAGTTTATACAAACAAAGTAAGTtcgagaaaataataaagtaaattcgagatataataaaatgtaatgtagTAGGCCTATACTCATGtggtttttaatgaaaattaatttcaaaaaattgcataggaaaaaaaaaattaaaagaaaactatttatgatAAATCAGGTACAAATAAAGTGTGCTTAAAATGTCAtttgcttcaaataaaaattcgcATGTcataatcttattaaaaatattaacaattaaggATTATGTGGAAATCTGACGCAATTACCACTGAAAGAATTcacaatgaaattttcaaacattgagCTCAAATCAAGAAATGATATCAGAAgctcattattcaaaatttcagacttatttttatcaaaaaaaataaaattaataaataataataatagtttttctttgcTCTAAAATAAGGTGCTACTGTGGGCCACAAATTGAGAGTAGGTGAGCCGCAAATTGTTCATCCATCCTAAGAGCAGAGTTGGCAGAAATCgtgactttttgttttattaaaaaaaggaattttttaatttttagatttactaGCCAAATTATTGTGTAAAATGTACTGAGAATAcctgttattatttaataacaatgatatagctaaaagttgattaaaattattataatataattattattttgttcaaactaaacatcttaaaattttaaagagaggGAGGTGAATCATCAATTAGATACCTATccaatgaaaagtaaattagtatatatatatatatatgtaacataaaaagcttttattaatctttttatgttagtttctttgcTATGAAACAACTCCTACTTtattcctaattaattattctattccaaattctttctcacacttttaaaagccacatcctgttcttaaatctatttttggctcaactatgcatttaattaagagcAGGACATATCTCCCTATGCTCTGTGTGGGAAACGCTAGATTTctttcataaaccaatagtaaTCCTTATCACTTCCCTTTTCCCctcaaatataacaaaatagagGGAAATTCCTTTGCTACTTTCCCTAAGATAAAAACTTAAGCACACAGTTTTTGAGTGCGATTTTGAGNTGGTATAAtgaaaaggtaaatattttttaaggttcaaTGCATcatgggcagtggcacttgaccttaaaaaaatattgatgtaggACATACCGAGCAGTGATACTCAACATGACCAAGTATATATTTTAGCCGTTTATTGCAGTAACATATATACATTCTGTTGCTGGGTAAAAACTAACAAGATTAAACTgcaattataaagttaaaaaaaaatatttattttaaaatcactatttttatttatataatatccTTCCTTCCACCAGAAAaagagaaacttataaaaattgaatcagTTTGGAATAATcctgacaaaataaatattgtattagtaAATAAGACAATATTTTCGActttatgctaaaattttttatttaaatttaagattttgtaaaaaatcaagTGCTTTAAACCATGTCAACTCTGCCTTACAGTAAATCAAACCTTCTCTTACAGATTGTCCAAAAAAGATTGTTCATCATAAATACTAATTCAGTTTCCAGGTGACAATTTTctgattttgaattataatacaaataaatatccaTGAAATGAGAACTAATTAAACATATCTTATAGACAGGCCCGTAGCCAGGGGGNCGTAGCCAGGGGGGGGGGGGCAGTCCGGACAACCCCCCTGAAATTCTGCGATTCCAACTTTTTAGTCTTTCTTTGAGCCtctcagtaaaaagaaaaacaaaaattgtcgAATGAAACCTTTTATTAACTAACTTCATTAAGCATATTTCGGGATATTCTGGTTTGTcctaagaaagtaaaattttcttcaaatccccgtcgcatgtctttgtaaactttgtttacaaattgattataattattatgtaatattaattgcaaaataattattacgtaatattttttaattactagtttaGCTTTGGCAAACaacagaataaacaatatttgttacaatgtttTCCTCCTACTTTGCATGTCTGAAACTGTCCTTGCTTCTTACCatatcccccccccaaaaaaaaatatcctggctACGGTCTTGCttatagatattatttattttcttaaattaaaatgaagaattgcctaatttttatttaggacaagggaaaatatataaaatattatttgctcaACATAAGCtttaagagaaataatattGATCTTTCCAGTACAACATTTAAGAGAGGCATACTACATTCTTTGTTCAAACAAACCTTTTCTAAGACTAAagattaatactttaaataacgATTACACACAATACAGAATATGGGCAAAATATGGTTCATGAGCCCTTTAGTTGGCcctaaacaataataaatacaattaatgaaataagatttttcggCATAACAGTCCAATCTTCTGAGACTGTTCATCAAAGTTAGAAAAGATCTTTTTctattcttgaataaaatactttaaagtatgaaatttactttcatttcatTGATTATTCTGCTTTATAGTTTCGGTGTAAaggtaaaaatgtttcttcgCTTTTGACGTTTTTTACCTGATTTTTCAAGATGGAAAGGTAATGTCTTACATAGTTGTACAAAAAAGCATttccaaattgaaaataattttcataaatcaaaaaatttaataatcgcATTAATCTAATACTTTAATTGCATCGTacgaataaatttctttttataacaatttagcAGTCATGCACTGTACAGATTCTTTGTAATGTTTgcattaaaagagaaaaattcttaCTTGGGATCAACTTTAACTCAGTGTTTTCCATTGTTATAAGctaacaaacaaataatttgttaaaattttaatacgcAATGAATTCAAGTCAACAACGTGACAAaatctttttgtaaataaaccAAATGCAAAAGAAGGAGGGGCATAAATATGAaccatttgtttaataaaaagtttagcttgtagctttaaaatgaaataaatatcccGAATCTACGGGTAGTTAaggagcttttttttaattaatcattgcAGTTGagtaaatatgttaaaagtatAGCTCCTTTATGccagaaaattaatatttatttttaagtttgatttcgaaacaaattttagttgtaataaagagatatttcattttgtttttattttcgaaatcatATGAATTCTGTAATAACTCTCACGTGAATTATGACATGCGACCGTGGCGCTACTTTCTTCTGCTCTTGTCTTTTACGCaccgaaacaaaaatataattcagaatgtaaacaaaaaataaaactaattcttattataatatgaaattaaatttgcttcaatTTACGTTTTTTCATGAACTTGAAATATCCCTGCCAACATGAATGAACCTTTTGATGAGGATATATCATGGAATCTCTTTATTCACCAATATTATTGggtatatagttttataatccGAGACTCCATTTCATTTTTGCCGATAACtgttgcatttatataaaaactacttaaatgtttttatacatgaatatgttgaaaatatatctttttcatgcaaattaaattttatttttatcttgggCATGTTTATAAGTTCGTTTTGTTTATAcgattttttgaagttaaatgattatataatcagaattatgttttcatatttattataatacttttgaaCTTGGAGATACAGTGTTTTTAGTCAAGTTGTGCAACCTTTGTGTatgaaataatcaataatttatttataatattttaatgttcaaatattttttattggacATCAGTAAAaggattaaaagatttttaatttaaatgttacgtCTTTTATCCCACTACATCTTATTTTACGAGAAATcgtaaataacatttatatttaggtACTGCTTAAAAGTCTcgttgtatttttgtaaaaaataactaaataattaagattacttttctatttatgagtaaaggaataaatttaattttcccctAAATTTCATAGATGGTTTTCCTGATTGAAAAGGTATTACCACATATAAAAAGCtatgtaaatgattaaaatatttgcataataaaCATATTATGTGCCTATTTAAGATACTGAATTTAGAGACTGATTTGGAAAGACTAGAATTTGACTTGGAAAGACTAGAATTTGACTTTCTTATATTATGAACCTCACTGTcagaattttttgcataaaatatactttttcctGCCTGAAAATCTCTTAATTTGgaacttaaatttttccaatgtaataattataggtagatatttctaatttttcattttcatttaatatttttcaatatttatgtacAATTTTCTGAATTGATGTAGGAAAAGTATAAACAGAGTtcctaggaataaaaaagggcagggtgctTCCTTTCTGAAAGGAGTGCATTGAGTTTTGAAAGGGTACTCACTTAACTcagcaaaaatttatcaaaatgtgtaatctTATGTAAAAATGGACTTTGatcttcaacaatttttaaattatccccttatactattttatgtgtatatttcaaaaactagttCTTACTCATGATCAAAATCAGGAAAAGTTTGTTgcttatagaaaaataattaaaggcagCTAAAGGACAAtctctgtaaataaaaaaagtaaactaaaaaaaaaaaaaaaaatagataattaataatgaatattttaagaaaacaaaaatttaaaggtgcattttttaaaaaaaaatatttattttaaaatcactatttttatttatataatatccTTCCTTCCACCAGAAAaagagaaacttataaaaattgaatcagTTTGGAATAATCCTGACAAAATAAATANCAAAAatttaaaggtgcattttttaagaaaaaaaatatttattttaaaatcactatttttatttatataatatccTTCCTTCCACCAGAAAaagagaaacttataaaaattgaatcagTTTGGAATAATcctgacaaaataaatattgtattagtaATCAGAACTAAGCCAATAAAGACAGATAATTTTATCTGTgtgtaactattatttaaacagggaattcatttttttaaaaatggaataggAGTAAAAAGACATTGTTTTAAAGAGATattagcttatttttataaaaagggcaTAGAGGACACATTTATAAAGATCAAAGAGTCAAGGCAGGCCATCCTTTTAAATACACTGTGAGACATTTCTCTTTCGGTTCATTACTGAAATCCTCTTAATGATGACCATGGACTTGCTGATatagcttatttatttcatgactctgggttatataattatttacaataagttaaaaaaatatacacgaACTGTAGAATATAATATTCCGAAGCGCTGCTGCTCCATTCTCGTTCATACTTTCTCTCTCATAGTCCAGCTAATACTCAACTCTTCTACGTTCAAACTAATACTGACTAAAAATCCTCTTTCTCACTAGAAAAAGTCCTTCGCTCCACCCCCAATGTAGGGGACGACACTTCCAATGTCCTTCACCCTCTGACCCTCaggcagtgttttcactacagctcgagaacgcgagaatctcgcatacttttttcttttctcgcattaaaaaatgattaccgcgagaaattcgcgcattctataaatcaatttcaaaattcgcgaatttcttgcattttggaaaaagctttgaattacgccatttagaaaaaaatccgtttcacttttcttcataaatctttcattatttcatcatctgccccattatctagcttccctattcaCCAGTATTGTTtagaaccttttcgaacaacagagCACAACCACAGAACCCCTTTCAGAGCACATTTCTCTACAACCACGTGttcaccgtaggtaaggtttcttcatgtgagttgtaagacgttcaaattttttatgcacttgcgtgagatggacaaataccttgtaaaagcaaaatcttctatgatgatgcaccaaaaatattcaatgatttaaaaaataNTCTGGAAGGAAGGCCAGGAGCATATGATTTCGAGAATAATCCACAACTTCAGgtacattttaatcattttcgcTCTTGTGAGACATTTCTCTTTCGGTTCGTTTACTGAAATCCTCTTAATGATGACCATGGACTTGCTGATatagcttatttatttcatgactctgggttatataattatttacaataaattacaaaaatatactcGAACTGTAGAATATAATATTCCGGAGCGCTGCTGCTCCCTTCTCGTTCATACTTTCTCTCTCATATTCCAGCTAATACTCAACTCTTCTACGTTCAAACTAATACTGACTAAAAATCCTCTTTCTCACAAGAAAAAGTCCTTCGCTCCACCCCCAATGTAAGGGACGACACTT includes:
- the LOC107440733 gene encoding ribosome production factor 1 codes for the protein MENTELKLIPNRNISEIKNKQRRLEEYLKLKKEKLKFKKAKKKQIRKAREAGEDVPKQVPRTLENTREPDETMVDPEDQEVQIDQNIDEFASYYEKKEPPKVLITCSENPHTWTIRFCRELKLLIQDSIFRYRRRCSLKKLVEEAKRRNFTNIVVVTEDRRHPTGMVVIHLPEGPTAFFRISSVKYCKKIKNRAEYTSHKPEIVMNNFRTRLGHSIGRLFTSLFQFNPDFHGRRVVTFHNQRDYIFVRHHRYEFKSESKVALQEIGPRFTLRLRSLQKNTFDTKFGEYEWILKRHEMETSRRKFFL